The following are encoded in a window of Cryptococcus gattii WM276 chromosome M, complete sequence genomic DNA:
- a CDS encoding Cardiolipin synthase, putative (Similar to TIGR gene model, INSD accession AAW46918.1), whose product MLSTTPRAFFIILDIAPHHRPFKLQAQTAQLRAKSRYATRQLSTSVGVKLSGLINQPLRPVSLRQLLRIENKMLGCRRYLSGGKPKVIDATPVTSTRETSPKTPLTKADEEKSTIDLYESPYTIPNALTLARILACPVLGYMIVQGDYAWATGILFVSGVTDWLDGWLARRYNSFSVLGSILDPAADKALMTTLVGTLAWAGLLPIPLAILIVGRDVALSISAFYFRYISLPKPRTLQRYFDFSIPSAQVTPTKISKINTLLQLILMGVTTISPLLSISLSLPLQALQWTVAGTTVWSGLSYIGRAGVKILKQPIKGV is encoded by the exons ATGCTTTCGACGACGCCCAGAGCCTTCTTTATAATACTGGATATCGCCCCTCATCATCGGCCATTCAAGCTTCAGGCTCAGACAGCTCAGTTGAGAGCGAAATCCCGTTATGCGACGCGACAACTATCGACCTCGGTGGGAGTGAAACTGAGTGGCTTGATCAACCAGCCACTCCGACCGGTGTCGCTAAGGCAGCTGCTGCGTATAGAAAACAAGATGCTGGGATGCAGGCGCTATCTCTCTGGTGGAAAACCCAAAGTCATTGATGCGACCCCCGTTACATCTACT CGTGAAACATCCCCGAAAACACCGTTAACGAAAGctgatgaggagaagagCACAATAGACCTCTATGAATCACCATACACTATCCCGAACGCTCTCACATTAGCTCGAATACTTGCATGTCCGGTCCTCGGCTATATGATTGTGCAAGGTGATTATGCATGGGCGACGGGTATCCTGTTTGTCAGTGGTGTAACGGACTGG TTGGACGGTTGGCTCGCGAGACGGTATAATAGTTTCTCCGTTTTGGGATCCATTTTAGATCCAGCCGCCGATAAGGCGCTGATGACGACGTTGGTCGGTACACTGGCGTGGGCCGGACTTCTTCCCA TACCCCTTGCAATCCTAATCGTTGGACGGGATGTTGCACTCTCAATATCCGCTTTTTACTTCCGATACATTTCTCTTCCCAAGCCT CGTACGTTGCAGCGGTACTTCGACTTCTCCATACCGTCGGCTCAAGTTACTCCCACAAAAATTAGCAAG ATAAATACTCTGCTTCAACTTATTCTTATGGGTGTAACGACAatttctcctcttctctccattTCTCTTAGTCTACCACTGCAAGCACTTCA GTGGACTGTGGCCGGAACAACCGTTTGGAGCGGGTTGAGTTACATTGGGAGAGCCGGTGTCAAAATTTTGAAGCAACCAATCAAGGGTGTTTAG
- a CDS encoding Glycerol-1-phosphatase, putative (Similar to TIGR gene model, INSD accession AAW46762.1) has translation MSKTSTTTTRAMLFDMDGTLLDSTPAVLATWEYFAKEYDLDLHEVLRTSHGVRTVDNMRKWCGIEDPIQLRDATETFESMIVSEAKQLQAAGKDGLIALPNVLPLLNKLNTSSIPVWAIVTSATNVYASAALPTAGIPETPKLITGDDVRKGKPDPEPYLAGAKALDVDVKDCIVVEDAPSGVKSGVASGARVLATCTSHTREQLQGIGATWIVTDLSRVTFEIEDGRVKLTIDETP, from the exons ATGTCCAAGACCTCTACCACTACCACTCGGGCCATGCTCTTCGACATGGACGGCACTCTCCTTG ACTCTACTCCCGCCGTGTTGGCCACCTGGGAGTACTTTGCCAAGGAGTATGACCTTGACCTTCACGAGGTTTTGCGTACTTCACACGGAGTGAGAACAGTTGACAACATGAGGAAATGGTGTGGAATCGAGGACCCCATCCAACTGAGG GATGCTACCGAGACCTTTGAGAGCATGATTGTTAGCGAGGCCAAGCAATTGCAAGCTGCTGGCAAGGACGGCCTTATCGCCCTTCCTAATgtccttccccttctcaATAAGCTCAACACCTCCTCCATCCCCGTTTGGGCAATTGTCACCTCCGCGACCAATGTCTACGCCTCTGCTGCTCTACCTACGGCCGGTATCCCCGAAACACCTAAGTTGATTACTGGTGACGATGTCCGTAAGGGAAAGCCTGATCCAGAGCCTTATTTGGCGGGCGCCAAAGCTCTCGATGTGGATGTCAAGGATT GCATTGTTGTGGAAGACGCTCCTTCAGGTGTTAAGTCTGGAGTTGCTAGCGGCGCGAGGGTCTTGGCCACCTGCACATCCCACACCAGGGAGCAATTACAAGGCATCGGCGCCACTTGGATCGTGACTGATCTCTCTCG GGTAACATTCGAGATCGAAGACGGACGAGTGAAACTAACCATCGACGAGACCCCTTAG
- a CDS encoding Leucine-tRNA ligase, putative (Similar to TIGR gene model, INSD accession AAW46760.1), with the protein MAANVNHNAPAGAVVVMEKTDKRDYLIDLEKTAQASWAEQQLFETNPPPLPEGIKTYSEFFASGQSMEEIHEKYPKWFGTFPYAYMNGSLHLGHAFTISKVEFAAGFERMRGKRVLFPVGYHATGMPIKAASDKLIREMEMFGEDFSRYKEDEPEEVEPAAATAAPAKSLESTDPSKAKKGKLNAKSTGLTYQFQILELIGVPRDELKKFADPYHWLHYFPPIAKQDLSGLGARVDWRRQFVTTDANLYFDSFVRWQMNKLYKQNRVKFGKRYTIYSPKDGQPCMDHDRASGEAVNPQEYTAVKMEVLGWGPTVPEGVKKAVEGKKVWMVAATLRPETMYGQTNCFVGPNLKYGLFEASDNELFLVTERSARNMAFQGIFDRPKGACNKVADIMGSDLLGTKVNPPFGLVKEVYVLPMEGVLATKGTGVVTSVPSDSPDDYRTLMDLRKKAEMYKIKPEWAAVDPIPVLKTPKYGDMAAEVLCTELKIQSQRDKDKLAEAKDLAYKEGFYNGVMTVGDFVGTPVVDAKPKVREQMIQAGLACPYAEPESEVISRSADVCVVALVDQWYLDYGEDGWKTQAFKLLDKLNTYQDETRHAFVGVLNWLNQWACARSYGLGSKLPWDPVWLIESLSDSTVYMSYYTVANLLHQDMFGKNPGPLGITPEQMTDEVWEYVLADGQLPPNSPVDAEKAAQLKYHFNYFYPLDVRSSGKDLIPNHLTFWIYCHTALFPEKQWPKAVRINGHLMLNGKKMSKSTGNFLTMKEATNKYGSDATRLTLADAGDDITDANFEETVANAAILRLHTCSTWAEEMKSTKDQLRTGEWNDFDRGFRAEMDALIKEAYGAFEQMEYKRALKAGLYDFENARNWYRMVSDPVNSGSGMHRDLVFAWLRAHALLITPFTPHYSEHIWKNVLGETSTIQTALFPEPSGPIDPAVLEQTEYLRGVVDAIRSAEAQAGKKKGKKAAAAVYDPSKPKKVRMYVAKNFPEWQEKAIGVIKNHAWDGEKVDDVKLRKGLEEVGLMKDKKVMPFCQAFKRKLAVSGPSAFDRTLTFDELYSLKMLAPLIKSSLRFEEIDVLSVEEAREIIEKDGEKEGWTKEKFEVAEPAVPGVQFWNV; encoded by the exons ATGGCTGCCAACGTAAACCACAATGCGCCTGCCGGGGCTGTCGTGGTCATGGAGAAG ACCGACAAGAGAGATTACCTTATTGACCTCGAAAAGACGGCTCAGGCTTCTTGGGCCGAGCAGCAGCTCTTTGAGACTAACCCCCCTCCCCTTCCTGAGGGTATCAAAACCTACTCTGAATTCTTTGCTTCTGGACAGTCTATGGAGGAGATTCACGAGAAGTACCCCAAATGGTTCGGTACTTTCCCTTATGCCTACATGAACGGTTCTCTCCATCTTGGTCACGCTTTCACCATCAGCAAGGTTGAGTTTGCGGCCGGTTTCGAAAGGATGCGTGGGAAGAGGGTCTTGTTCCCTGTTGGATACCACGCCACTGGTATGCCTATCAAG GCCGCCTCTGACAAGCTTATCCGAGAAATGGAGATGTTTGGTGAGGACTTTTCTAGATACAAGGAGGACGAGCCCGAGGAGGTTGAGCCCGCCGCCGCTACCGCTGCCCCGGCCAAGTCCCTCGAGTCTACCGACCCTTCCAAGGCCAAGAAGGGAAAGCTCAACGCTAAGTCCACCGGTCTCACCTACCAGTTCCAAATCCTTGAGCTCATCGGTGTCCCCCGTGACGAGCTTAAGAAGTTTGCTGACCCCTACCACTGGCTCCACTATTTCCCTCCTATTGCCAAGCAAGACTTGAGCGGTCTCGGCGCTAGGGTTGACTGGAGGAGGCAATTCGTTACGA CCGATGCGAACCTCTACTTTGACAGCTTCGTCCGATGGCAAATGAACAAGCTTTACAAGCAAAACCGTGTCAAGTTCGGCAAGCGATACACCATTTACTCCCCCAAGGACGGACAACCCTGTATGGACCATGACCGTGCCAGTGGTGAGGCTGTCAACCCTCAAGAATACACTGCTGTCAAGATGGAAGTGCTCGGATGGGGACCTACTGTTCCTGAGGGAGTGAAGAAGGCTGTCGAAGGCAAGAAGGTCTGGATGGTTGCTGCTACACTCCGACCGGAGACTATGTACGGTCAGACCAACTGTTTTGTTGGCCCGAACCTCAAATACGGTCTCTTTGAGGCTTCCGACAATGAGCTTTTCCTTGTTACTGAGAGATCAGCCCGTAACATGGCCTTCCAGGGTATCTTTGACCGACCCAAGGGTGCTTGCAACAAGGTTGCGGACATTATGGGTTCCGATTTGCTCGGTACCAAGGTCAACCCGCCCTTCGGTCTCGTCAAGGAGGTCTATGTCCTCCCCATGGAGGGTGTCCTCGCCACCAAA GGTACCGGTGTGGTTACTTCTGTCCCATCCGACTCCCCTGATGACTACCGAACCCTCATGGACCTCCGTAAGAAGGCCGAGATGTACAAGATCAAGCCCGAATGGGCTGCCGTTGACCCCATCCCCGTACTCAAGACTCCCAAGTACGGCGATATGGCCGCCGAAGTCCTCTGTACTGAGCTCAAGATCCAATCTCAGCGTGACAAGGACAAGCTTGCCGAGGCCAAGGATCTTGCTTACAAGGAGGGCTTCTACAACGGTGTCATGACCGTTGGTGACTTTGTTGGTACTCCTGTTGTTGATGCCAAGCCCAAGGTCCGAGAGCAGATGATCCAAGCTGGTTTGGCTTGTCCTTACGCTGAACCCGAGAGTGAAGTCATCTCACGAAGTGCCGACGTTTGTGTTGTTGCTCTCGTTGACCAGTGGTACCTTGACTACGGAGAGGACGGTTGGAAGACTCAGGCATTCAA GCTTCTCGATAAGCTCAACACCTACCAGGACGAGACCCGACACGCCTTTGTGGGTGTCCTCAACTGGCTCAACCAATGGGCGTGCGCTCGATCTTACGGTCTGGGTTCTAAACTCCCTTGGGACCCTGTCTGGCTTATCGAGTCTCTCTCGGACTCCACCGTCTACATGTCCTACTACACTGTCGCCAACCTCCTTCACCAAGACATGTTCGGCAAGAACCCCGGCCCTCTTGGCATTACCCCTGAGCAGATGACCGACGAGGTCTGGGAGTACGTCCTCGCTGACGGTCAGCTCCCTCCCAACAGCCCTGTCGACGCCGAGAAGGCCGCTCAGCTCAAGTACCATTTCAACTACTTTTACCCTCTCGACGTCCGATCGTCCGGTAAGGATCTTATCCCTAACCACTTGACCTTCTGGATTTACTGCCACACTGCTCTCTTCCCTGAGAAGCAGTGGCCCAAGGCTGTCAGGATCAACGGTCACTTGATGCTTaacggaaagaagatgtCCAAGTCTACCGGTAACTTCTTGACCATGAAGGAGGCGACCAATAAGTACGGTTCCGACGCTACGAGGTTGACCCTTGCCGACGCTGGTGACGACATCACCGATGCCAA CTTTGAGGAGACTGTCGCCAACGCTGCTATTCTTCGACTCCACACCTGCTCCACTTGGGCTGAAGAGATGAAGTCTACCAAGGATCAGCTCAGGACCGGCGAATGGAACGACTTTGACCGTGGCTTCAGGGCCGAGATGGACGCTCTCATCAAGGAGGCTTACGGCGCCTTTGAGCAAATGGAGTACAAGCGTGCCCTCAAGGCGGGTCTCTATGACTTTGAGAACGCCCGAAACTGGTACCGAATGGTGTCTGACCCCGTCAACAGTGGCTCAGGCATGCACCGCGATCTCGTCTTCGCCTGGCTCCGCGCCCACGCCCTCCTCATCACCCCCTTCACCCCCCACTATTCTGAGCACATCTGGAAGAACGTCCTCGGCGAAACTTCCACCATCCAAACCGCTCTTTTCCCCGAACCTTCAGGCCCCATCGACCCTGCTGTCCTCGAGCAGACCGAGTATCTCCGCGGCGTCGTCGACGCTATCCGATCTGCCGAGGCCCAGGCTGGtaagaagaagggaaagaaggctgctgctgccgtCTACGACCCTAGCAAACCCAAGAAGGTCAGGATGTACGTTGCCAAGAACTTCCCTGAATGGCAAGAAAAGGCTATCGGTGTCATCAAGAACCATGCCTGGGATGGCGAGAAGGTGGACGACGTCAAGCTCAGGAAGGGTTTGGAGGAGGTTGGTTTAAtgaaggacaagaaggtTATGCCTTTCTGCCAGGCTTTCAAG AGGAAACTTGCTGTTTCAGGTCCCTCCGCCTTTGACCGAACTCTTACCTTTGACGAGCTCTACTCTCTCAAAATGCTCGCTCCCCTCATCAAATCTTCTCTCCGATTCGAGGAAATTGACGTACTCAGTGTGGAGGAGGCCAGGGAGATCATTGAGAAGGATGGTGAAAAGGAAGGATGGACCAAGGAGAAGTTTGAGGTTGCCGAGCCCGCTGTTCCTGGTGTTCAGTTCTGGAACGTATAG
- a CDS encoding Translation elongation factor EF1-alpha, putative (Similar to TIGR gene model, INSD accession AAW46945.1), giving the protein MGKEKLHVNVVVIGHVDSGKSTTTGHLIYKCGGIDKRTIEKFEKEAAELGKSSFKYAWVLDKLKAERERGITIDIALWKFETPKYQVTVIDAPGHRDFIKNMITGTSQADCAILIIATGIGEFEAGISKDGQTREHALLAFTLGVRQLIVACNKMDTCKWSEDRFNEIVKETNGFIKKVGYNPKAVPFVPISGWHGDNMLEETKNMPWYKGWTKETKSGVSKGKTLLEAIDAIEPPTRPTDKPLRLPLQDVYKIGGIGTVPVGRVETGVIKAGMVVKFAPTNVTTEVKSVEMHHEQIPEGLPGDNVGFNVKNVSIKDIRRGNVCGDSKNDPPMEAASFNAQVIVLNHPGQIGAGYTPVLDCHTAHIACKFAELVEKIDRRTGKVMEAAPKFVKSGDAAIVKLVPQKPLCVETYSDYPPLGRFAVRDMRQTVAVGVIKSVDKTEKGGKVTKAAEKATKKK; this is encoded by the exons ATGGGTAAGGAGAAGCTCCACGT CAACGTCGTTGTTATCGGTCACGTCGACTCCGGTAAGTCGACCACTACCGGTCACTTGATCTACAAGTGCGGTGGTATCGACAAGCGAACCATTGAGAAGTTCGAGAAGGAGGCTGCCGAACTCGGAAAGT CTTCCTTCAAGTACGCCTGGGTTCTCGACAAGCTTAAGGCTGAGCGAGAGCGAGGTATCACCATCGACATTGCTCTTTGGAAGTTCGAGACCCCCAAGTACCAGGTCACCGTCATTGACGCCCCCGGTCACCGAGACTTCATCAAGAACATGATCACCGGTACCTCTCAGGCTGACTGTGCCATCCTCATCATTGCCACCGGTATCGGTGAGTTCGAGGCTGGTATCTCCAAGGACGGTCAGACCCGAGAGCACGCCCTTCTCGCCTTCACCCTCGGTGTCAGGCAGCTCATTGTTGCTTGCAACAAGATGGACACCTGCAAGTGGTCCGAGGACCGATTCAACGAAATCGTCAAGGAGACCAACGGTTTCATCAAGAAGGTCGGTTACAACCCCAAGGCTGTCCCCTTCGTCCCCATCTCTGGTTGGCACGGTGACAACATGTTGGAGGAGACCAAGAA CATGCCCTGGTACAAGGGATGGACCAAGGAGACCAAGTCTGGTGTTTCCAAGGGTAAGACCCTCCTCGAGGCCATCGACGCCATCGAGCCCCCTACCCGACCCACCGACAAGCCCCTCCGTCTCCCTCTCCAGGACGTCTACAAGATCGGTGGTATCGGCACAGTCCCTGTCGGCCGAGTCGAGACCGGTGTCATCAAGGCCG GTATGGTCGTCAAGTTTGCTCCCACCAACGTTACCACTGAAGTCAAGTCCGTTGAGATGCACCACGAGCAGATCCCCGAGGGTCTCCCCGGAGACAACGTTGGTTTCAACGTCAAGAACGTTTCCATCAAGGACATCCGACGAGGTAACGTCTGTGGTGACTCCAAGAACGACCCCCCTATGGAGGCTGCTTCTTTCAACGCCCAGGTTATCGTCCTTAACCACCCTGGTCAGATTGGTGCCGGTTACACCCCCGTTCTCGACTGTCACACTGCCC ACATTGCTTGCAAGTTCGCTGAGTTAGTCGAGAAGATCGACCGACGAACCGGTAAGGTCATGGAGGCCGCCCCCAAGTTCGTCAAGTCCGGTGACGCCGCCATTGTCAAGCTTGTTCCCCAGAAGCCTCTCTGTGTTGAGACCTACTCCGACTACCCTCCTCTTGGTCGATTCGCCGTCCGAGACATGCGACAGACCGTTGCGGTAGGTGTCATTAAATCTGTAGACAAGACAGAGAAGGGTGGCAAGGTTACCAAGGCCGCTGAGAAGGCCACCAAGAAGAAGTAA